The genome window GGTGACACCGCGATCTATCTGTTCACCTCGGGCACAACCGGCCTGCCGAAGGCCGCCCCCGGCTCACACCGCAAGTTCATCATGGCCTATGGTGGCTTCGGCCTGATGTCTCTCGCTATGGAACCCGAGGACGTTCTTTACTGTACCCTGCCTCTTTACCACGGCACGGCTCTGCTGGTGTGCTGGGGTTCTGTTCTGGCCGGAGGCTCGGCCATCGCCTTGCGCCGTAAATTCTCCGCCAGCGCCTTCTGGGACGACGTGCGCCGCTACCATGCCACCACATTCGGCTACGTAGGCGAACTCTGCCGCTACCTTCTAAACCAGCCAGCCAGCGATCAGGACCGCAATCACAGCCTGACCAAAATGATCGGCAACGGCCTGCGCCCCTCGATCTGGAAGGAGTTCAAGGAACGTTTCGGTATTGAAACCGTGGCCGAACTCTACGCTTCGAGCGAGGGCAACATTGGTTTCAGTAACTTCTTCAATATGGACAACACCGTTGGCTTCTCCACAGCTCCCTATAAACTGGTGAAATTCCACGAAGGCACCCGAGATCCCATCCGTAATAAAAAAGGCTTTACGGAAGAAGTGCCCAAGGGCGAACCGGGACTGCTGATTGGCGAGATCACGAAAAAGTGGTCATTTGAGGGATACACCCAGAAAGAGGCCACGGAAAAATCCATCCTCCGCGATGCATTCAAGAAAGGCGACGCCTGGTTCAACACCGGAGATGTCCTGAAAGAAATCGGCTGTTGCCACCTTCAGTTTGTCGACCGCATGGGCGATACCTTCCGCTGGAAAGGTGAAAATGTATCCACCAACGAAGTGGAAAACATCATTGACGGCTCCGGCATGGTCGAAGAAGCCATTGTCTATGGCGTGGAGATCCCGAAAACCAACGGTAAGGCGGGGATGGTGACGCTGGTGCCACACAGCAATGGCAGCGAGTTTGACGTCAACAAACTGTTCGCCTACCTCAAGGCCAACCTGCCCGCCTACGCTATTCCCGTGTTCGTGCGGATAACCCGCGCCATCGAGAAAACGGGGACCTTCAAATACCGTAAGGTGGATATCCAGAAAGCGGGTTACTCACTGGACCGGAACAACGAAGAGGTGTTTGCCTGGTTACCAAAAACCGAAGGCTATACGCGGCTGACGCCTGAGTTGGTTGCCGATATAGATGGTGGAAAGGTCAGCTTTTGATGTTGGCAGGGATGTTTTGGCCCTAGCCTGATAGATCAGTGGGGACTGCACTGGTGGGAACCCCCTCCCATAAACCGCTACAAGCGCACATGGACGTGCTCGTAGCGGTTTTTGGGAAGGCCTGCCCGACATGGCGTTACCACCAGGTCCAACAGGCTACGATCCGGAGCAGACTCAGGAGCCGACCTTGAGCACCACCTTACCGGTAGCACGACGCTCAGTAAGAGCCCCCAAAGCCTTGGCGTAATCCTCAAACTCGAACACTGCGCTGATCTTAGGATCAATCTTGCCTTCGGCGTAAAGCTTCATCAGCTCCATCATGTTCTGGGCGCTGGCCTCCGGCTCGCGCTGGGTAAAGCTACCCCAGAACACACCAACCACAGAGCAGCCCTTAAGCAGCGTCAGGTTGGCCGGAACCTTCGGAATCTCGCCGGCCGCAAAACCGATGATCAGATGACGGCCATTCCAGCCCATGGCACGCAATGCCTGCTCGGTGAAATCACCACCTACCGGGTCATAAACAACGTCCACACCCTTGCCCTTGGTCAGATTCTTGACCGCTTCCTTCAAAGGCTCTTCGGTGTAGTTAATAAGTTCATCAGCGCCAGCTTCTTTGGCAATCGCCAGCTTTTCCGCAGAGCTCGCCGCTGCGATTACACGTGCCCCCATGGCCTTGCCCAACTCCACAGTGGCCAGACCAACACCACCACTGGCACCAAGAACCAGCAGGCTTTCTCCCGGTTGCAGATTCCCACGCTGCTTCAGTGCGTAATAGGAGGTTCCGTATACCATAGTGAAGGCAGCGGCTTTCTCATCCGACATGCCATCCGGTACCGGCAACAGGTTCTGTTCAGGGACAATCACTTCCTCTGCAAAGGATCCGTAACCGGTCAAACCTGCAACACGATCACCCGGCTTGAACCGGGTTACCTTTTCCCCGACTTCGATGACTTCGCCCGCCATCTCTCCGCCCGGCGAAAACGGCATGGTGGGCTTGAGCTGGTATTTACCTTCGATGATAAGAGTATCGGGGAAGTTCAGGCCGGCGGCTTTGACGCGCACCTTAACACCGCGTCCGTTGACTTCAGGGCTTGGCACATCTTCAATAACCAGCTTTTCAGCCGGACCATATTCTTTGCAGAGGATGGCTTTCATGGAAACTCCTGTAACGACGTTGTTGTTTGGCGTTGTTTGAATCTGGCCAGACAGAGACCTGCCCGTTTTCCGAATTCCACCAAGCTAAACAGACTCGCCCCATGAAGCAAATAAAGTTCCTTTATCCAATTTTATAAGCCGCATTTATACGTGGTCTTTGCGGCCTAAAGCAGTGAGCCGGCATAGAATAAAGCGCCCATCAGGCACGCTGCCGCAACAAGCAGCCCCGCTCGCAGGCCGGGAGAAAACGCCTGCACCTTCGCGCCCGACATCGCGGCGCTATCGTAGTTA of Marinobacter sediminum contains these proteins:
- a CDS encoding NADPH:quinone oxidoreductase family protein, whose amino-acid sequence is MKAILCKEYGPAEKLVIEDVPSPEVNGRGVKVRVKAAGLNFPDTLIIEGKYQLKPTMPFSPGGEMAGEVIEVGEKVTRFKPGDRVAGLTGYGSFAEEVIVPEQNLLPVPDGMSDEKAAAFTMVYGTSYYALKQRGNLQPGESLLVLGASGGVGLATVELGKAMGARVIAAASSAEKLAIAKEAGADELINYTEEPLKEAVKNLTKGKGVDVVYDPVGGDFTEQALRAMGWNGRHLIIGFAAGEIPKVPANLTLLKGCSVVGVFWGSFTQREPEASAQNMMELMKLYAEGKIDPKISAVFEFEDYAKALGALTERRATGKVVLKVGS
- a CDS encoding long-chain-acyl-CoA synthetase, which translates into the protein MSQDNINALDIARRLPDVLRRLPFIARGFYYYAVKNERSELTLGTLIERNAEKYGNRPAVLFEDRSITWSELNAWANRIAHFFRDQGLAKGDSIAVFLENRPELLAVVAGAAKLGVACAMLNTSQKGKVLEHSINLVEPKMVVVGEELTEPFDSIKADLTTSHANPFLFLADTNTMNAFGDAPDGFLNMAEKVSAFNSDNPILSNPPIMGDTAIYLFTSGTTGLPKAAPGSHRKFIMAYGGFGLMSLAMEPEDVLYCTLPLYHGTALLVCWGSVLAGGSAIALRRKFSASAFWDDVRRYHATTFGYVGELCRYLLNQPASDQDRNHSLTKMIGNGLRPSIWKEFKERFGIETVAELYASSEGNIGFSNFFNMDNTVGFSTAPYKLVKFHEGTRDPIRNKKGFTEEVPKGEPGLLIGEITKKWSFEGYTQKEATEKSILRDAFKKGDAWFNTGDVLKEIGCCHLQFVDRMGDTFRWKGENVSTNEVENIIDGSGMVEEAIVYGVEIPKTNGKAGMVTLVPHSNGSEFDVNKLFAYLKANLPAYAIPVFVRITRAIEKTGTFKYRKVDIQKAGYSLDRNNEEVFAWLPKTEGYTRLTPELVADIDGGKVSF